A genomic region of Pseudomonas sp. RSB 5.4 contains the following coding sequences:
- a CDS encoding DUF1479 domain-containing protein — protein MSKYQAFESATLPESYRDSIVKMKRTLRAQIGDVQGLFAEVSEFIAGEIASVKAQEAQTGSGWPVLEFADIAAGTVTAEQLALIKRRGSVVIRNHFPREQVLQWDQGLLDYLDKNRFDAFYRGPVDQFFGNLEASRPEIFPIYWSAAQMQLRQHERMGTAQAFLNRLWKTHSHGQDWFNPDINALYPDRVRRRPPGTHSKGLGPHTDSGALERWLHPAYLKVFDKIYSNDFAAYDPWDAAFRTEVDEYAYKDTVKCSAFRTFQGWTALSDMQADQGVLHTLPIPKAMAYLLLRPLLDDVPEDELCGVAPGKVLPVSRQWHPLLIEGLSPIPDVQAGDSVWWHCDVIHSVAPVQNQQGWGNVMYVPAAPMCPKNLRYARDVFRAFERGASPDDFPREDYERSWVERFAVESLNPLGRAGLGLE, from the coding sequence ATGAGCAAATATCAAGCATTCGAGAGCGCAACGCTTCCGGAGAGTTACCGCGACAGTATCGTAAAAATGAAACGCACCTTGCGCGCGCAGATCGGCGATGTGCAGGGGCTGTTCGCCGAGGTCAGTGAGTTTATTGCCGGCGAGATTGCGTCGGTCAAAGCCCAGGAGGCGCAGACCGGGTCGGGCTGGCCGGTGCTGGAGTTCGCTGATATCGCCGCTGGCACAGTGACTGCCGAGCAGTTGGCTTTGATCAAGCGTCGCGGTAGCGTGGTGATCCGCAATCACTTCCCCCGCGAGCAGGTGCTGCAGTGGGACCAAGGGTTACTGGATTACCTCGACAAGAACCGGTTCGATGCGTTTTACCGTGGGCCGGTCGACCAGTTTTTTGGCAACCTGGAGGCTTCGCGACCGGAGATTTTTCCGATCTATTGGTCGGCGGCGCAAATGCAGTTGCGTCAGCATGAGCGGATGGGCACGGCGCAGGCGTTTCTCAATCGGTTGTGGAAGACTCATTCGCACGGTCAGGACTGGTTCAATCCGGACATCAACGCGCTGTATCCGGATCGGGTACGTCGGCGTCCGCCGGGCACGCACTCGAAAGGCCTTGGCCCGCACACCGATTCCGGGGCGCTGGAGCGCTGGCTGCATCCGGCGTATCTGAAAGTCTTCGACAAAATCTACAGCAACGACTTCGCGGCCTACGACCCGTGGGATGCGGCGTTTCGTACCGAGGTGGATGAATACGCCTACAAGGACACGGTGAAGTGTTCGGCGTTTCGCACGTTTCAGGGCTGGACTGCGCTGTCGGACATGCAGGCCGATCAAGGCGTGCTGCACACCCTGCCGATCCCCAAGGCGATGGCCTACTTGCTGTTGCGGCCGCTGCTCGATGATGTGCCCGAAGACGAGTTGTGTGGAGTGGCGCCGGGCAAGGTGCTGCCGGTGTCGCGGCAATGGCATCCGCTGCTGATCGAGGGGCTGAGTCCGATTCCGGATGTGCAGGCCGGTGATTCGGTGTGGTGGCATTGCGATGTGATCCATAGCGTTGCGCCGGTGCAGAACCAGCAGGGCTGGGGCAACGTGATGTACGTGCCGGCAGCGCCGATGTGTCCGAAGAATCTGCGCTATGCGCGGGATGTGTTCAGGGCGTTTGAGCGGGGTGCTTCGCCGGATGATTTTCCGCGGGAGGATTATGAGCGCTCGTGGGTGGAGCGTTTTGCTGTGGAGAGTCTGAATCCGTTGGGGCGCGCGGGACTTGGGCTGGAGTAG
- a CDS encoding RidA family protein produces MANQDLSFTPDPDADSISSDVVGFNGILVSTQIPTRADGSLELGDITLQSECTLQALKVALERAGSSMDRVMHLTIYLTDMADRAAFNEVYKRFFAKPWPVRAAVGVASLAVEGMRVEVTAMAAKA; encoded by the coding sequence ATGGCTAATCAAGACCTCAGCTTCACCCCTGATCCGGATGCAGATTCGATTTCCTCCGATGTTGTCGGTTTCAACGGCATTCTGGTTTCGACCCAGATCCCGACCCGTGCCGACGGCAGCCTGGAGCTGGGCGACATCACCCTGCAAAGCGAATGCACCCTGCAGGCGCTGAAAGTGGCGCTGGAGCGGGCCGGCAGTTCGATGGATCGGGTCATGCACCTGACCATCTACCTCACCGACATGGCTGACCGTGCGGCATTCAACGAAGTCTACAAGCGCTTCTTCGCCAAGCCATGGCCGGTGCGCGCGGCTGTGGGCGTGGCGTCGCTGGCAGTGGAAGGCATGCGCGTGGAAGTCACCGCGATGGCTGCCAAGGCCTGA
- a CDS encoding LysR family transcriptional regulator → MDVIQTLRCFVAVAQSGSFTAAADVLDTTTTNVSKAVSSLEARLHTRLINRTTRRLALTEAGVRYLQRAEKILDDLREADEEAGTAQTLPVGRLKIHAMAAIGNHYVINAIARYREIHPTVMFDLTLSNRLPDLLEESYDMSIVLARDLPDSGFVAQRLGTTYSILCASPAYLAKRGHPATPADLAAHDCLRIVNTVMPAENWVFEGPQGMETQNIPDSPFHINTADGMATAIRNGMGIGIQPLASAVEGLVGGTLVRVLPQYRLEEYNLFAIYPSRKFVDAKIKTWVEFLKTAIPQLLASDEDMAGARPLANA, encoded by the coding sequence ATGGACGTCATTCAGACCCTGCGCTGCTTCGTCGCCGTGGCCCAGAGCGGCAGCTTCACCGCTGCGGCCGACGTGCTCGACACCACCACGACCAACGTCTCCAAAGCCGTCTCCAGCCTCGAAGCCCGGTTGCACACGCGCCTGATCAACCGCACCACTCGCCGCCTCGCCCTGACCGAAGCCGGTGTGCGTTATTTGCAGCGTGCCGAAAAAATCCTCGATGACCTGCGCGAAGCCGACGAAGAAGCCGGCACCGCCCAGACCCTGCCGGTCGGGCGTCTGAAGATTCACGCCATGGCCGCCATCGGCAACCACTACGTGATCAATGCAATCGCCCGTTACCGCGAGATTCACCCCACGGTGATGTTCGACCTGACCCTGAGCAATCGCCTGCCCGACCTGCTCGAAGAAAGCTACGACATGTCGATCGTCCTCGCCCGCGACCTGCCCGATTCCGGCTTCGTCGCGCAACGCCTGGGCACCACCTACAGCATCCTCTGCGCCTCACCGGCGTACCTGGCCAAACGCGGCCATCCCGCCACACCCGCCGACCTCGCCGCGCACGACTGCCTGCGCATCGTCAACACGGTGATGCCTGCAGAAAACTGGGTGTTCGAAGGCCCACAAGGCATGGAAACCCAGAATATCCCCGACTCGCCCTTCCACATCAACACCGCCGACGGCATGGCCACGGCAATCAGAAATGGCATGGGCATCGGCATTCAGCCGCTGGCATCAGCCGTCGAAGGATTGGTCGGAGGCACACTGGTGCGGGTACTGCCGCAGTACCGCCTGGAGGAATACAACCTGTTCGCGATCTACCCGTCGCGCAAATTCGTCGACGCCAAAATCAAGACCTGGGTGGAGTTCCTGAAAACCGCCATCCCGCAACTGCTGGCATCCGATGAAGACATGGCCGGCGCCAGACCACTCGCCAACGCTTAG
- a CDS encoding MaoC family dehydratase produces the protein MQTPRQRAAEGLKVGDRFNVVRRFTPDDVHHFAQLSRDYNPVHCDAHYAQLRAFKAPITHGLLTASLMTEIGGQIGWLATGMNLQFKRPVYPGETITCHWLITSIDERGHATAEVSVFNEQHITVLEAITTGVLPGAPEREYMKHMLAEGDPTNGAR, from the coding sequence ATGCAAACCCCGAGACAACGCGCCGCCGAAGGCCTCAAGGTGGGCGACCGCTTCAACGTCGTCCGCCGTTTCACACCCGACGACGTCCATCACTTCGCGCAACTGTCCCGCGACTACAACCCCGTCCACTGCGACGCGCACTATGCGCAACTGCGAGCATTCAAAGCGCCGATCACCCACGGCCTGCTCACGGCCAGCCTGATGACCGAAATCGGCGGCCAGATCGGCTGGCTCGCCACCGGCATGAACCTCCAGTTCAAGCGCCCCGTCTATCCCGGCGAAACCATCACCTGCCACTGGCTCATCACCAGCATCGACGAGCGAGGCCACGCAACAGCCGAAGTCAGCGTCTTCAACGAACAACACATCACCGTGCTCGAAGCTATCACCACCGGCGTCCTGCCCGGCGCGCCAGAACGCGAATACATGAAACACATGCTGGCCGAGGGCGACCCTACCAATGGCGCGCGATGA
- the panB gene encoding 3-methyl-2-oxobutanoate hydroxymethyltransferase, producing MTEHTSPYDTTALTKPATRLRIPQLKQMKVEGRKWAMLTAYDMYSAVIFEDAGIPVLLVGDSASNNVFGNDSTLAVTVDELLPLVRAVTRSTRRALVIADLPFGSYQVSPEQCLQTAVRFMKEAGAHAVKIEGGVELLPHIAKLSVSGIPVMAHIGFTPQMEHQLGGYRVQGRGEDGQRLIDSAKALEAAGAFALLIEMVPGDVGAAITQAVAIPTVGIGAGNQCDAQVLVWQDMAGLRQGRLPRFVKQYADLRSVLQTAARDFADDVQAGTFPGPEHTF from the coding sequence ATGACCGAACACACCTCACCCTACGACACCACTGCCCTAACCAAGCCGGCAACACGCCTGCGCATCCCGCAGCTCAAACAGATGAAAGTCGAAGGGCGCAAATGGGCGATGCTGACCGCGTACGACATGTACAGCGCAGTAATTTTCGAGGACGCCGGCATTCCCGTCCTGCTGGTCGGCGACTCAGCGTCCAACAACGTGTTTGGCAACGACTCGACCTTGGCCGTGACCGTCGACGAACTGCTCCCGCTGGTGCGCGCCGTCACCCGATCAACCCGGCGGGCCTTGGTCATCGCCGACCTGCCCTTCGGCTCGTACCAGGTTTCACCCGAACAATGCCTGCAAACCGCCGTGCGTTTCATGAAGGAGGCTGGCGCCCATGCGGTGAAGATCGAGGGCGGTGTCGAATTGCTGCCACACATCGCCAAGCTCAGCGTCTCGGGCATCCCGGTCATGGCCCACATCGGTTTCACCCCGCAGATGGAACATCAATTGGGCGGCTATCGTGTACAAGGCCGGGGCGAAGACGGGCAGCGCCTGATCGACAGCGCCAAAGCGCTGGAAGCCGCCGGCGCGTTCGCCCTGCTGATCGAAATGGTGCCCGGCGACGTTGGCGCAGCGATTACTCAAGCGGTGGCGATCCCCACTGTGGGCATCGGCGCCGGCAATCAGTGCGACGCGCAAGTGCTGGTCTGGCAAGACATGGCCGGCCTGCGCCAGGGACGTCTGCCGCGCTTCGTCAAACAGTACGCCGACCTGCGCAGCGTCCTGCAAACGGCGGCCAGAGACTTCGCCGACGACGTACAGGCCGGCACCTTCCCCGGCCCCGAACACACCTTTTAA
- the mug gene encoding G/U mismatch-specific DNA glycosylase yields the protein MAGEGLEDILAPGLSVVFCGINPGLLAAAQGHHFAGRGNRFWRTLHLAGFTPYEVRAEDDRSLLQFGCGLTAVVERPTARADQLAAQEFAAAALGFEQKISCHAPRCVAFLGKAAYAALSGQKVVAWGPQARTFGGAHVWVLPNPSGRNRAFSLEQLVAAYQELHEALIASG from the coding sequence ATGGCGGGTGAAGGGCTTGAAGACATTCTGGCGCCGGGGCTTTCGGTGGTGTTCTGCGGGATCAATCCGGGGTTGCTCGCGGCGGCGCAGGGGCATCATTTTGCCGGACGCGGCAATCGCTTCTGGCGCACCTTGCACCTGGCCGGGTTCACCCCGTATGAAGTGCGGGCGGAGGATGATCGAAGCCTCCTGCAATTTGGCTGCGGGTTGACGGCGGTGGTCGAGCGGCCGACGGCGCGGGCGGATCAGTTGGCGGCGCAGGAGTTTGCCGCAGCGGCCCTGGGCTTTGAGCAGAAAATCAGCTGCCATGCGCCGCGCTGTGTGGCGTTTCTTGGCAAGGCTGCGTATGCGGCGTTGTCGGGGCAGAAGGTGGTGGCGTGGGGGCCGCAGGCAAGGACCTTCGGCGGCGCGCACGTGTGGGTGTTGCCCAATCCCAGTGGGCGCAATCGGGCGTTCTCCCTTGAGCAACTGGTCGCGGCATATCAGGAGTTGCATGAGGCATTGATCGCGAGCGGGTAA
- a CDS encoding Lrp/AsnC family transcriptional regulator — protein MDRTDRKILAELQKDGRLSVTELADRVGLSLSPCHRRVRALEESGVLLGYRAKLDPAALGLNFSAMVFATLREGDRQAVEAFEAALVEIPQVVDAQRLFGEPDYLLHVIAQDLPAFQRLYDECLSTLPNVQRLTSTLVMKRVVQDRPLPL, from the coding sequence GTGGACAGAACTGATCGGAAGATTCTTGCTGAGCTGCAAAAGGATGGTCGCCTGTCGGTCACCGAACTGGCCGATCGCGTGGGCCTGAGCCTTTCACCCTGCCACCGCCGCGTGCGGGCGCTGGAAGAGTCCGGGGTGCTGCTCGGCTACCGGGCAAAACTCGACCCCGCCGCGCTGGGCCTGAACTTTTCCGCGATGGTCTTCGCCACGTTGCGCGAAGGCGACCGGCAAGCGGTGGAGGCGTTCGAGGCGGCGCTGGTGGAGATTCCGCAGGTGGTGGATGCGCAACGGTTGTTCGGCGAACCGGATTATTTGCTGCACGTCATCGCTCAGGATTTGCCAGCGTTTCAGCGCCTGTATGACGAGTGCCTTTCGACTTTGCCGAATGTGCAGCGGCTGACCTCGACGCTGGTGATGAAGCGCGTGGTGCAGGATCGACCGTTGCCGTTGTAA
- a CDS encoding AraC family transcriptional regulator — translation MKPSFEKIPTEATASWTLLNRRLPGAIPFEWHHHPEYELTLTLNSRGHRYIGNDVAAYDDGDLILVGPNVPHSWSSAERVDAGQPHVALVIWFSAAWAESLVTLFPEMGSLRQLLVAARQALSFSAAASREIRPLIEAMVEQELPERLIALLTVLSKLTRDVDARQILSAPDSQIGSQIVEDPRIHRVLDYVHGHYAEAISIPALAEMACVSVSAFHRMFRRHTRCTALDYIVRLRVGHACALLMQGHSTVSLIAEAVGYSSLALFNRQFKALKGLTPSEFRRQHGHHFQ, via the coding sequence ATGAAACCCAGTTTCGAAAAAATCCCCACCGAAGCCACTGCCTCCTGGACGCTGCTGAACCGGCGCCTGCCAGGGGCAATTCCGTTTGAATGGCATCACCATCCCGAGTACGAACTGACGCTGACCTTGAACAGTCGTGGCCATCGCTATATCGGCAATGACGTCGCGGCTTACGATGACGGCGATCTGATTCTGGTCGGGCCGAATGTGCCGCATAGCTGGTCGTCGGCGGAGCGGGTCGACGCCGGGCAACCGCATGTGGCGTTGGTGATCTGGTTTTCGGCGGCGTGGGCGGAGTCGCTGGTGACGTTGTTTCCGGAGATGGGGTCGCTGCGGCAATTGCTTGTGGCGGCGCGGCAGGCATTGAGTTTCAGTGCGGCGGCGTCGCGGGAGATTCGGCCGCTGATTGAGGCGATGGTCGAGCAGGAGCTGCCCGAGCGTTTGATCGCGCTGCTGACCGTGTTGAGCAAACTGACACGGGACGTTGATGCCAGGCAAATCCTGTCGGCGCCGGACTCTCAGATTGGCAGTCAGATCGTTGAGGATCCCCGTATACATCGGGTTCTGGATTACGTGCATGGACACTACGCCGAAGCCATCAGCATTCCGGCGTTGGCTGAGATGGCATGCGTCAGCGTGTCGGCGTTTCATCGAATGTTCCGTCGGCATACGCGCTGCACGGCGCTGGACTACATCGTACGGCTAAGAGTCGGACATGCCTGTGCGCTGTTGATGCAGGGACATTCGACGGTTTCGCTGATTGCCGAGGCAGTGGGATATTCGTCGCTGGCGCTGTTCAATCGGCAGTTCAAGGCGTTGAAGGGGCTGACGCCTTCGGAGTTTCGTCGTCAGCACGGTCATCACTTTCAGTAA
- a CDS encoding LysE family translocator: MTFSVFAAFWAVSILFVITPGADWAYAISAGLKHRVVLPAVGGLLSGHLLATLIVAAGVGTLIAGHPLALTALTVAGAGYLLWLGANLFARPSTPHAAASQTSDSWARWALKGLCVSGLNPKVFLLFLALLPQFTDAGAPWPVPLQMVALGLVHTASCAVIYLLVGFGSQVVLRARPAAARRVSRVSGLIMIAIALGLLIEQLHA, encoded by the coding sequence ATGACCTTCAGCGTATTCGCCGCTTTCTGGGCGGTATCGATTCTGTTTGTGATCACCCCCGGCGCCGACTGGGCCTACGCGATTTCCGCAGGCTTGAAGCACCGCGTCGTACTCCCCGCCGTGGGCGGTCTGCTGTCCGGGCACTTACTCGCGACGCTGATTGTGGCGGCCGGGGTAGGCACGCTGATCGCCGGACATCCGCTGGCCCTGACAGCACTGACCGTAGCCGGCGCCGGTTACCTGCTGTGGCTGGGCGCCAATCTGTTCGCCCGCCCTTCCACTCCGCACGCCGCAGCGAGCCAGACCAGCGACTCATGGGCGCGCTGGGCCTTGAAGGGTCTTTGCGTGAGCGGGCTCAACCCGAAAGTGTTCTTGCTGTTTCTCGCCCTGTTGCCGCAATTCACCGACGCCGGCGCGCCGTGGCCCGTGCCGCTGCAAATGGTCGCGCTCGGCCTGGTGCATACCGCCAGTTGCGCGGTGATCTATCTGCTGGTCGGGTTTGGCTCACAGGTGGTACTGCGCGCCCGGCCTGCAGCGGCACGCAGGGTCAGTCGAGTTTCAGGGCTGATCATGATTGCGATTGCGCTGGGGCTGCTGATCGAACAGCTGCACGCCTGA
- a CDS encoding DUF1801 domain-containing protein: MKPENPNIDASALIDARIAELADWRGAILGEIRKVIRQADPEVVEEWKWRGVPVWSRGGIICTGETYKAAVKMTFAKGAALADPAGLFNASLEGNTRRAIDFHESDPVDEQALKTLIREAIKLNLSK; encoded by the coding sequence ATGAAGCCCGAAAACCCAAACATCGACGCCTCGGCGCTGATCGACGCTCGAATCGCCGAACTCGCCGATTGGCGCGGCGCGATCCTCGGCGAGATTCGCAAGGTCATTCGCCAGGCCGATCCCGAGGTGGTGGAGGAGTGGAAGTGGCGCGGCGTTCCGGTGTGGTCGCGGGGCGGGATCATTTGCACCGGAGAGACTTACAAGGCGGCGGTGAAGATGACCTTCGCCAAAGGCGCGGCGCTGGCCGATCCAGCGGGGTTGTTCAACGCCAGCCTTGAGGGCAACACCCGCCGGGCGATTGATTTTCACGAGAGCGACCCGGTCGATGAGCAGGCCTTGAAAACGCTGATTCGCGAGGCGATCAAGCTGAATTTGTCGAAGTGA
- a CDS encoding arylsulfatase encodes MSKPSKPSFMLATALLGSVGSLTAQAAPATAGASLPLPTAPFGGTVGETYKTSKSDFPQPVTPPKDAPNVLVILIDDLGFAGTSAYGGLTPTPNFDRLAEQGLRYNEMHNTALCSPTRAALLSGRNHHQVGMGGITEGATGFPGYNSVWEDNNAAIGQVLKDHGYTTAAFGKWHDTPDWETSSAGPFDRWPTGKGFGYFYGFQGGETSQFYPQLFENTVPVEPSKTPEQGYSFNEDLADHAINWLREQQSVAPKKPWFVYYAPGAMHAPHQVPASYIEPFKGKFDMGWDSYREMVFAQQKKLGIVPASAKLTPRPAELPAWDTLSDDQKRLYSRQMEVFAGFLTQTDEQVGRVLDAVAKSPNADNTLVMLALGDNGASAEGGLNGTVNNMATQNGIPDNVPNMLKVIDEIGSPKHENHFSVGWAWAVDTPFQWTKQVASHFGGTRSGFTVSWPARIKAHGEVRNQWHHMIDVAPTIYEAAGIKMPETVNGQKQVPLAGVSMLYSFNDAKASTRHTTQYFEIMGNRAIYHDGWVAAARHGLPWELLGRKGDFENDKWELYDLSKDFSQADDLAAKNPAKLKQLQALFESEARKYNVLPLDDRFVERGNVPDRPSLSRGRDHFTFYPGTVRVPEGTAPNVKARSHTVTAVFEVDAKTEGVIVAQGGSAGYTLFVKDGYLVYENNFFGKERDQIKSPEKLPAGKVVAEFQYTHEDKTFGGGGTGVLLINGKEVGRAHFAHVPPIRYSATETFDIGRDTGEAVSNDYEGPFPFTGTLEKVDINIQPQQLSAEAQEKTKKLERDAAIATQ; translated from the coding sequence ATGTCCAAACCGAGTAAACCGTCATTCATGCTGGCCACCGCGTTACTTGGCAGTGTCGGCTCGCTGACCGCCCAAGCCGCCCCCGCAACAGCGGGCGCCAGCCTGCCGCTGCCGACAGCACCGTTCGGTGGCACCGTCGGTGAAACCTACAAAACGTCCAAGTCCGACTTTCCGCAACCTGTGACCCCGCCCAAGGATGCACCGAATGTTTTGGTCATCCTGATCGACGATCTCGGGTTCGCCGGTACTTCGGCTTACGGCGGCCTGACGCCAACGCCCAACTTTGATCGACTGGCCGAGCAAGGCCTGCGTTACAACGAGATGCACAACACCGCGTTGTGCTCACCGACTCGCGCCGCGTTATTGTCTGGGCGCAATCATCATCAGGTCGGGATGGGCGGCATCACTGAAGGCGCAACGGGGTTCCCGGGCTACAACAGCGTCTGGGAGGACAACAACGCCGCCATCGGTCAAGTGCTCAAAGATCACGGCTACACCACCGCTGCGTTCGGCAAGTGGCATGACACGCCGGACTGGGAGACCAGCTCGGCCGGGCCTTTTGATCGTTGGCCAACGGGCAAGGGCTTCGGTTATTTCTATGGTTTTCAGGGGGGCGAAACCAGTCAGTTCTACCCTCAGCTTTTTGAAAATACCGTGCCGGTAGAGCCGTCAAAAACTCCGGAACAGGGCTACAGCTTCAACGAAGACCTGGCCGATCACGCGATCAACTGGCTGCGCGAGCAACAATCGGTAGCCCCCAAAAAACCTTGGTTCGTCTACTACGCTCCCGGTGCCATGCATGCGCCGCATCAAGTTCCTGCGTCCTACATAGAACCGTTTAAAGGCAAGTTCGACATGGGCTGGGACAGCTATCGCGAGATGGTGTTTGCCCAACAGAAAAAACTGGGGATTGTCCCTGCTTCAGCCAAGCTCACCCCGCGCCCCGCAGAACTGCCGGCCTGGGACACGTTATCCGACGATCAAAAGCGCTTGTACAGTCGGCAGATGGAAGTCTTCGCCGGTTTTCTGACTCAGACTGATGAGCAAGTAGGGCGAGTACTGGATGCCGTGGCTAAAAGCCCGAATGCCGATAACACTCTGGTCATGCTGGCACTGGGTGACAACGGTGCCTCTGCCGAAGGCGGATTGAATGGCACGGTCAACAACATGGCCACGCAAAACGGTATCCCGGACAACGTGCCGAACATGCTGAAAGTCATCGACGAAATCGGCAGCCCCAAACATGAGAACCATTTCTCAGTGGGCTGGGCATGGGCTGTGGATACGCCGTTTCAGTGGACAAAGCAGGTGGCGAGTCACTTCGGCGGCACGCGCAGCGGTTTCACCGTCAGTTGGCCTGCACGTATCAAAGCGCATGGAGAGGTGCGTAATCAGTGGCATCACATGATTGATGTGGCGCCGACCATCTACGAGGCGGCCGGTATCAAAATGCCGGAGACCGTCAACGGGCAGAAACAGGTTCCGCTGGCGGGTGTCAGCATGCTCTACAGCTTCAACGATGCCAAAGCGTCGACCCGGCACACCACCCAATATTTCGAAATCATGGGCAATCGCGCGATCTACCATGACGGCTGGGTAGCGGCCGCCCGCCACGGTTTGCCGTGGGAATTGCTGGGGCGCAAGGGTGACTTCGAGAACGACAAGTGGGAGCTTTACGATTTGAGCAAGGACTTCAGTCAGGCGGATGACCTGGCGGCGAAGAATCCGGCCAAACTCAAACAGCTTCAGGCGTTGTTCGAATCCGAGGCCAGGAAGTACAACGTACTGCCGCTGGACGACCGTTTCGTGGAGCGTGGAAATGTTCCGGACCGCCCGAGCCTCTCACGCGGGCGTGACCATTTCACGTTCTATCCAGGAACTGTGCGTGTGCCGGAAGGGACCGCGCCGAACGTCAAGGCTCGCTCTCACACGGTGACAGCTGTGTTTGAAGTCGACGCGAAAACCGAGGGCGTCATCGTCGCCCAAGGTGGCAGCGCGGGATACACGCTGTTCGTCAAGGACGGTTACCTGGTGTACGAGAACAACTTCTTTGGCAAGGAACGCGACCAGATCAAATCCCCGGAAAAACTGCCTGCCGGTAAGGTGGTCGCCGAATTCCAGTACACGCATGAAGACAAGACCTTTGGCGGTGGCGGTACTGGTGTGCTGCTGATCAATGGCAAGGAGGTCGGGCGCGCCCATTTTGCCCACGTGCCGCCGATCCGCTACAGCGCAACCGAGACCTTCGACATTGGTCGCGATACTGGCGAAGCAGTCTCCAACGACTACGAGGGGCCGTTCCCGTTTACCGGCACTCTCGAAAAAGTGGACATCAACATCCAGCCACAGCAGTTAAGTGCAGAGGCTCAAGAAAAAACTAAAAAGCTGGAACGTGACGCAGCCATCGCTACGCAATAA
- a CDS encoding DUF2790 domain-containing protein, whose protein sequence is MKLAKIALLLVLGGIGAQAFAADETAQVEAYNAAAQADIAHVVSISEAANQCGAVPVQMTYEDSTGARHVVQYQVMGSGCSNG, encoded by the coding sequence ATGAAACTTGCAAAAATCGCTCTTCTTCTGGTCCTCGGTGGTATCGGCGCGCAAGCCTTTGCGGCGGATGAAACCGCGCAAGTCGAGGCGTACAACGCCGCCGCTCAAGCAGACATCGCCCACGTGGTGTCGATCTCCGAAGCGGCCAATCAGTGCGGCGCGGTGCCGGTGCAGATGACTTATGAAGACTCGACCGGTGCGCGGCATGTCGTGCAATACCAGGTGATGGGTAGCGGTTGTTCCAACGGTTAA